One window from the genome of Zymoseptoria tritici IPO323 chromosome 11, whole genome shotgun sequence encodes:
- the MgCET1 gene encoding 3-dehydroquinate synthase has translation MSDMSATVAETPKGFHVEGYEKIEYDFTFLDYVFDVKKDDLAKCYERWGRVLAVMDANIFEQYGEDLQQYCDHYKLDLSIHKTMIGEKAKSIDTFLSIVDSMTKFGIYRKEPVLVIGGGLVTDVAGFACAAYRRNTNFIRIPTTVIGLIDASVSIKVGVNYGNYKNRLGAYHAPIHTFLDFTFLRSLPTAQIRNGFAELIKISSCAHLPTFDLLDKYCEEIIKTGFGRTDDATAEVKEACDKINRAGIHEMLKLETPNLHEIGLDRVIAYGHTWSPLHELVPKVPLRHGHAISIDMAFSATLAHQRGNLPQADYERLLKLFSRCGLSMDHPDFNEEILAQATAAILKTRDGKLRAAVPSPLGSCEFFNDVTEKEMNDALRKHKEVCKTYPRNGEGLEAFVDASDTGYTKNKAPVEKKLSNGLKKLNVLNDDVSNGTNGFSPEKAEGLANGALNGSTKSINGNGHANGHANGNGHANGHANGDHGDCC, from the exons ATGTCCGACATGAGTGCCACCGTGGCGGAGACGCCCAAGGGTTTCCACGTTGAGGGATACGAGAAGATCGAGTACGACTTTACCTTTCTCGACTACGTCTTTGACGTCAAGAAGGATGACCTCGCCAAGTGCTACGAGCGCTGGGGACGTGTCCTGGCCGTCATGGACGCCAACATCTTTGAGCAGTACGGAGAGGATCTCCAGCAGTACTGCGACCACTACAAGCTGGACCTCTCCATCCACAAGACCATGATTGGCGAAAAGGCCAAGAGCATCGATACTTTCTTGTCCATTGTCGACTCCATGACCAAGTTTGGAATTTACCGAAAG GAGCCTGTGCTTGTCATTGGTGGTGGACTTGTGACCGATGTTGCTGG ATTCGCCTGCGCTGCCTACCGCAGGAACACCAACTTCATCCGTATCCCGACCACCGTTATTGGATTGATCGATGCCTCTGTCTCGATCAAGGTCGGTGTCAACTACGGCAACTACAAGAACCGTCTGGGTGCTTACCACGCTCCTAT CCACACcttcctcgacttcaccttcCTCCGCTCTCTCCCAACGGCCCAGATCCGAAATGGATTCGCCGAGTTGATCAAGATCTCCTCGTGCGCTCATCTGCCCACCTttgacctcctcgacaagtACTGCGAGGAGATCATCAAGACCGGATTCGGCCGCACCGACGATGCCACCGCCGAGGTCAAGGAGGCCTGTGACAAGATCAACCGTGCCGGAATCCACGAGATGTTGAAGCTCGAGACTCCCAACCTCCACGAGATCGGTCTTGACCGTGTCATTGCCTACGGACACAC CTGGTCTCCCCTCCACGAGCTCGTCCCCAAAGTCCCCCTCCGCCACGGCCACGCCATCTCCATCGACATGGCCTTCTCCGCCACCCTCGCCCACCAACGCGGCAACCTCCCCCAAGCCGACTACGAGCGTCTCCTCAAACTCTTCTCCCGCTGCGGCCTCTCCATGGACCACCCCGACTTCAACGAGGAGATCCTCGCGCaagccaccgccgccatccTCAAGACCCGCGACGGCAAACTCCGCGCCGCCGTGCCCTCTCCTCTCGGCAGCTGCGAGTTCTTCAACGACGTcacggagaaggagatgaacGACGCACTGAGGAAGCACAAGGAGGTGTGCAAGACTTACCCGAGGAACGGTGAGGGTCTCGAGGCGTTTGTGGACGCGAGTGATACGGGATACACTAAGAACAAGGCGccggtggagaagaagttgagCAATGGACTCAAGAAGTTGAATGTGCTCAATGATGATGTGAGCAATGGCACGAATGGCTTCTCGCCGGAGAAGGCTGAGGGACTCGCCAATGGTGCGTTGAACGGCAGCACGAAGAGCATTAACGGCAACGGACATGCGAATGGTCATGCCAATGGCAATGGTCATGCCAATGGTCATGCCAATGGAGACCACGGCGATTGCTGCTAG
- a CDS encoding hydrophobin-like protein (hydrophobin-like. Four cysteines in addition to hydrophobin core..): MKTFFAIAASAAMTLAAPAVQDPAAPTCRDGGQLHCCQATFTGSAAPVTLAADLVCYDLTPAVLNCIITKAPIDPEFGCVGEYACCQVNDLDPVLGLYCSKPPGDCIGREGGDPAYCTEVLEGRFGNCTDNDVRNNQGLLGIATKPLKGLTGLVGGGKKGGLLKD; the protein is encoded by the exons ATGAAGACCTTCTTTGCGATTGCGGCTTCGGCTGCCATGACACTGGCTGCGCCGGCAGTCCAAGATCCAGCGGCACCTACATGTCGCGACGGAGGACAATTGCACTGCTGCCAAGCGACATTCACTGGATCCGCAGCTCCGGTCACGCTCGCAGCCGACTTGGTGTGCTACGATCTCACGCCAGCAGTGTTGAACTGCATAATTA CGAAAGCACCAATCGATCCGGAGTTCGGCTGCGTCGGAGAGTATGCATGCTGTCAAGTCAATGACCTCGATCCGGTATTGGGATTGTACTGCTCTAAGCCACCTGGTGACTGCATAGGCAGGGAAGGCGGAGATCCGGCATACTGCACCGAGGTGCTCGAAGGGCGTTTTGGCAACTGCACCGACAACGATGTGCGCAATAATCAAGGACTGCTCGGCATTGCCACCAAACCGCTCAAGGGATTGACGGGCCTCGTCGGTGGCGGCAAGAAGGGTGGGCTCCTGAAAGATTGA